Proteins co-encoded in one Candidatus Hydrogenedentota bacterium genomic window:
- a CDS encoding sugar isomerase yields MTHTHSGCCGCHGLEMGRRSFLAAASGTTLGMTASAVAAPRGRGTKHERVQPVIKKQELVVQPVLLHQQFVRREATSWRPWGGLQNAGGVAREGARIESELKQLRSVAEFPLRVLPLRGVTSKAEAESVRATPADVNLIYAASGDGGVLEALLAPERHNMVFVRHESGPVYLWYEIIHPRMLRKTVDEYGEPGLTNDDIVVDDTDDLLWRLRGLYALKNSVGSRIVAIGGASGWGHGGRNAPQLARDKWKLDIVDVSYDDLAKRITAMRGDSANVDRYRSEAADYLRLPKTKLETKMDFVSGAFLLRDVFERVMAEADAAAITVNECMSTIMPMACTTACLTLTLINDAGMLAFCESDFVVIPSGILLHHVASTPVFLQDPTYPHHGVITLAHCTAPRKMDGKRLEPARIMTHFESDYGAAPKVEMKVGQVVTVIDPDFAEARWLGFRGYVQDNPFMDICRSQVDVEIDGDCRELAQEMRGFHWMLAYGDHLKEAGYALGKLGIGWRNLSVA; encoded by the coding sequence ATGACGCACACACACTCCGGATGCTGCGGTTGCCACGGATTGGAAATGGGACGCCGCTCGTTCCTGGCCGCTGCGAGCGGTACCACACTCGGCATGACGGCATCCGCCGTGGCTGCGCCGCGTGGCCGCGGCACAAAGCATGAGCGGGTACAGCCGGTGATCAAGAAGCAGGAACTGGTGGTCCAGCCGGTGCTGCTGCACCAGCAATTCGTTCGACGCGAAGCGACAAGCTGGCGGCCCTGGGGTGGTTTGCAAAATGCAGGCGGCGTCGCCCGAGAAGGCGCACGCATCGAATCGGAACTGAAACAGCTTCGATCCGTTGCGGAATTTCCGCTCCGGGTGCTGCCGTTGCGCGGTGTGACGTCGAAAGCGGAGGCAGAATCCGTTCGCGCAACGCCGGCGGACGTGAACCTCATTTACGCCGCCAGCGGCGATGGCGGTGTCCTGGAAGCCTTGCTCGCCCCGGAACGCCACAACATGGTGTTTGTACGTCACGAGAGCGGCCCCGTGTACCTGTGGTACGAGATCATTCACCCGCGCATGCTGCGTAAGACGGTCGATGAATACGGCGAGCCGGGACTCACCAACGACGACATCGTCGTTGACGACACTGACGATCTCCTGTGGCGATTGCGCGGGCTATACGCGCTCAAGAACAGCGTCGGCTCGCGGATCGTCGCCATTGGCGGCGCATCCGGCTGGGGCCATGGCGGGCGAAACGCGCCACAACTCGCTCGAGACAAGTGGAAACTCGACATCGTCGATGTGAGCTACGACGATCTTGCCAAACGAATTACGGCGATGCGCGGCGACAGCGCAAACGTGGATCGATACCGCAGCGAAGCCGCGGACTATTTACGCCTTCCGAAAACGAAGTTGGAAACGAAGATGGACTTTGTGTCGGGTGCGTTTCTGTTGCGCGACGTGTTCGAGCGGGTCATGGCCGAAGCCGATGCGGCGGCCATTACCGTAAACGAGTGCATGAGCACGATCATGCCGATGGCTTGTACGACCGCGTGCCTTACGCTGACACTGATCAACGACGCAGGCATGCTCGCATTCTGCGAATCGGATTTCGTCGTCATCCCGTCGGGAATTCTGCTGCATCACGTCGCGTCCACGCCCGTATTCCTACAGGACCCGACCTATCCGCACCACGGCGTCATTACCCTCGCCCATTGCACGGCCCCGCGCAAAATGGACGGCAAGCGCCTCGAGCCCGCGCGCATCATGACGCATTTCGAGTCAGATTATGGCGCGGCGCCCAAAGTCGAAATGAAGGTCGGCCAGGTGGTCACCGTTATCGATCCCGATTTCGCGGAGGCCCGTTGGCTCGGCTTTCGCGGATACGTCCAGGACAACCCGTTCATGGACATCTGCCGCTCGCAGGTCGACGTCGAAATCGACGGCGACTGCCGCGAACTTGCGCAAGAGATGCGCGGCTTCCACTGGATGCTCGCGTATGGCGACCACCTGAAAGAAGCGGGATACGCGCTCGGTAAGCTCGGCATCGGCTGGCGCAATCTGAGCGTCGCGTAG
- a CDS encoding class I SAM-dependent methyltransferase yields MNVTSFQDAFNEKFRGRLLNLPTYEYWDPIVSHKLDLCPDVDGKLSLKKQQLLNLAFGFLDAGEAYFEVGTYQGKSLISAMIENAPRPVFACDNFSQFDDNTLETLQKNLSKYGLSDRVTFFNCDFLEAYTASKLTLPIGLYFYDGAHDYTSQYEAIKRVEPFLSDEALVLVDDWRHDFDSDSLAKDATLQAAAESTGNWTLLYELPARFNGDRAMWWNGVGVLSFRRAV; encoded by the coding sequence ATGAACGTCACGAGCTTTCAAGATGCATTCAACGAGAAATTCAGGGGCCGCCTCCTAAACCTCCCCACCTATGAATACTGGGACCCAATCGTCAGCCACAAGCTGGATTTGTGTCCGGACGTCGATGGCAAGCTGTCGCTCAAAAAACAACAGTTGCTGAACCTCGCGTTCGGGTTTCTCGACGCGGGCGAAGCGTATTTCGAGGTCGGCACCTATCAGGGCAAGAGCCTCATCTCCGCAATGATCGAAAACGCGCCGCGCCCCGTGTTCGCTTGCGACAACTTCTCCCAATTCGACGACAACACGCTCGAAACGTTGCAGAAAAACCTGTCGAAGTACGGACTTTCAGACCGGGTGACATTCTTCAATTGCGATTTTCTCGAAGCGTACACCGCATCGAAACTGACCCTGCCGATAGGACTCTACTTCTACGACGGCGCGCACGACTACACTAGCCAGTACGAAGCGATTAAACGCGTCGAGCCGTTTCTTTCGGACGAGGCGCTTGTGCTGGTGGACGATTGGCGCCACGATTTCGACTCGGATTCCCTCGCGAAGGATGCAACGTTGCAGGCGGCCGCGGAGTCGACCGGCAATTGGACGTTGCTGTACGAACTGCCCGCGCGGTTCAACGGCGACCGCGCCATGTGGTGGAACGGCGTCGGCGTCCTGTCGTTTCGCCGCGCCGTTTGA
- a CDS encoding TIM barrel protein: MKTTGAAAAGAAALGGAVHAARDYKISLAAWSLHRTIGTETGKTPMLDMPKMSRQEWDIEGIELVNRMLAEFDKSFPDMKPYLDKLAKNAADNKVSILLTMVDGEGNIGDEKEDARKDAVTRHKKWLDICEYLGCHSMRMNWAGAPRDIAKDAAALDAFIQRSVPGFRELCEYGDKKNQYVIIENHGGASSDPAAMEKLMAAVDHPRFGTLPDFGNFPQGADIYDGIDRLMKFAHKAVSAKCHDFDDSTGEETKMDYSRLIANVVDKHGYHGYIGIEYEGDRLSEAEGIKRCKALLEKLKA, encoded by the coding sequence ATGAAGACGACTGGAGCGGCCGCGGCGGGCGCGGCGGCATTGGGCGGCGCGGTACACGCCGCGCGCGACTACAAAATCTCGCTGGCGGCGTGGTCGCTGCACCGCACCATCGGCACCGAAACCGGCAAGACGCCGATGCTCGATATGCCCAAAATGTCGCGCCAGGAATGGGACATCGAAGGCATCGAACTCGTGAACCGAATGCTCGCCGAGTTCGACAAATCGTTTCCCGATATGAAGCCCTATCTCGACAAACTGGCGAAAAACGCCGCGGACAATAAAGTGTCCATCCTGCTGACGATGGTCGACGGCGAAGGCAACATCGGCGACGAAAAAGAGGACGCGCGGAAGGACGCGGTCACCCGCCATAAGAAGTGGCTCGACATCTGCGAATACCTCGGCTGCCACTCGATGCGCATGAATTGGGCCGGCGCCCCGAGGGACATCGCAAAGGACGCCGCGGCGCTCGATGCCTTTATCCAGCGGTCGGTCCCCGGCTTCCGCGAATTGTGCGAGTACGGCGACAAAAAGAACCAGTACGTCATCATCGAAAACCACGGCGGCGCGTCGTCCGACCCCGCCGCGATGGAAAAACTCATGGCCGCCGTTGACCATCCCCGCTTCGGCACACTACCCGACTTCGGAAACTTCCCGCAGGGCGCCGACATCTACGACGGCATCGACCGTCTCATGAAATTCGCGCACAAGGCCGTCAGCGCCAAGTGCCACGACTTCGACGACAGCACCGGCGAAGAGACCAAAATGGACTACAGCCGCCTCATCGCCAATGTCGTCGACAAACACGGCTACCACGGTTACATCGGCATCGAATACGAAGGCGACCGCCTCTCCGAAGCGGAAGGAATCAAACGCTGCAAGGCGCTATTGGAAAAACTGAAGGCGTAA
- a CDS encoding site-specific DNA-methyltransferase: MPPGRVRDAIVTALSESPVALSPMEIGRRVNESIGETPMSSVRSYLRLNTPGLFVREERGAYRVRQNGATAVQRKLPGLEPQSPSFTYGNAKLHHADCLDWMEQQRDRSIHAVVTDPPYGLHEYSDEQQSKLRAGRGGVWRIPPSFDGHVRSPLPRFTTLTTPQLEDLGNFFYIWGRNLLPKLVPGANVVVASNPLLSYVVSNALSRAGLERRGEIIRLVMTMRGGDRPKAAHDEFAEVSVMPRSMWEPWLLFRRPIEGRVQDNLRKWGVGGFRRPSKDKPFGDVIRSSPTRANERALAPHPSLKPQAFLREVVRGVLPLGEGTVFDPFAGSGSTLAAAEAVGYSSVGVERDASYFAMACAAIPKLARLDAWFQDDTR, translated from the coding sequence ATGCCTCCGGGTCGCGTGCGCGACGCGATAGTTACCGCGCTTTCCGAGAGTCCGGTCGCCTTGTCCCCGATGGAGATTGGGCGGCGTGTGAACGAATCGATCGGTGAAACGCCGATGTCGTCGGTGCGATCCTACCTCCGATTGAATACGCCGGGACTATTCGTGCGCGAAGAGCGCGGCGCGTATCGTGTGCGTCAGAATGGAGCGACCGCCGTCCAGCGAAAACTCCCCGGCTTAGAGCCGCAGTCGCCGTCCTTCACGTACGGGAATGCGAAACTGCATCATGCCGATTGTTTGGATTGGATGGAACAACAGCGGGATCGAAGTATTCACGCTGTCGTGACCGACCCGCCCTACGGGCTGCACGAATACTCGGACGAACAACAATCCAAACTGCGGGCAGGTAGGGGCGGCGTGTGGCGAATTCCGCCGTCGTTTGACGGGCACGTGCGATCCCCGCTGCCGCGATTCACAACATTAACAACGCCGCAACTCGAAGACTTGGGGAACTTTTTTTACATATGGGGACGCAACCTGCTTCCCAAACTCGTTCCGGGCGCAAACGTGGTTGTCGCATCCAACCCGCTGCTTTCGTACGTCGTGTCCAATGCGCTTAGTAGAGCGGGCCTGGAACGACGAGGAGAAATCATTCGGCTCGTTATGACCATGCGGGGTGGCGACCGACCGAAAGCCGCGCACGACGAATTCGCGGAGGTTAGCGTGATGCCGCGGTCGATGTGGGAACCGTGGTTGCTGTTTCGCAGGCCTATCGAGGGCCGCGTGCAGGACAACCTGCGGAAGTGGGGAGTCGGCGGATTCCGGCGGCCATCGAAGGACAAACCGTTTGGCGATGTAATCAGGTCTTCGCCCACGCGCGCGAACGAGCGCGCACTTGCGCCTCATCCGAGTTTGAAGCCCCAGGCATTCCTTCGCGAGGTTGTTCGCGGGGTCTTACCGCTGGGCGAGGGCACAGTCTTCGATCCGTTCGCGGGGTCAGGCTCGACGCTGGCGGCGGCCGAAGCCGTCGGATACTCGAGCGTTGGGGTCGAGCGCGACGCGTCGTACTTCGCAATGGCGTGTGCCGCGATACCAAAGCTGGCGCGGCTCGATGCGTGGTTTCAGGATGACACTCGATAG
- the coaD gene encoding pantetheine-phosphate adenylyltransferase — MADRIGIYPGSFDPPTYGHLDLIARAYRLFDTFIVAVAHNPDKQGLFTVDERIEMLKRITADIGNIEVTSFQGLTAEFARQRKATTLVRGLRVVSDFEYEITMAIANQKLNPAIDTVCLMPSEKFLLLSSRIVREIALFGGDLKEFVPPEIERKIREKLGRK, encoded by the coding sequence ATGGCTGACCGCATTGGAATTTATCCGGGGAGTTTCGATCCGCCGACCTATGGCCATCTCGATCTCATTGCCCGCGCATACAGACTGTTTGACACGTTCATCGTCGCCGTTGCGCACAACCCGGACAAGCAGGGCCTGTTTACGGTCGACGAGCGCATCGAGATGCTCAAGCGGATTACGGCGGACATCGGCAATATCGAGGTGACGTCGTTTCAGGGGCTCACCGCCGAGTTCGCGCGGCAACGAAAGGCGACCACGCTCGTGCGCGGGCTGCGGGTCGTGTCCGATTTCGAGTACGAGATCACGATGGCGATCGCGAACCAAAAATTGAATCCCGCCATCGACACGGTCTGCCTCATGCCGAGCGAGAAGTTTCTGTTGCTCAGTTCGCGCATCGTCCGCGAGATTGCGCTCTTCGGCGGCGATTTGAAGGAATTTGTGCCGCCGGAAATCGAGCGGAAAATCAGGGAAAAGCTTGGGCGGAAATAA
- the larC gene encoding nickel pincer cofactor biosynthesis protein LarC has product MKALYFDCFSGASGDMIVGALLDLGVDFEKLRGALESLDVSGYAVTATKVKKKGVMATQFNVALDPNAKQPHRHLRHVVEIIDKGNLPDGVKEASKETFRRIAESEAKVHGTTIEKVHFHEVGAIDSIVDVVGAHFCLSELGCERVAASPLHVGAGTVACAHGVMPVPAPATALLLEGIPCYGGDVLAELVTPTGAALLAQIASSFGPMPAMKVVRSGYGSGARDLPDRANVLRVIEGEPTEAPASETITVIETYVDDMIPELVRVLIDEAISAGARDAFITPVTGKKGRPGHLVTILCDTATAENMAGVVFRNSTTLGVRMREERRICLEREWKTVETQWGAVRVKIGRYGEERTVASPEFEDCRRVAESAGVPVMQVYRAALGAAEADS; this is encoded by the coding sequence ATGAAGGCGCTCTACTTCGACTGCTTTAGCGGCGCTTCCGGCGACATGATCGTGGGCGCGTTGCTGGATCTTGGAGTCGATTTCGAGAAGCTGCGCGGCGCGCTGGAATCGCTCGATGTGTCGGGCTACGCGGTCACCGCGACGAAGGTGAAGAAGAAGGGTGTGATGGCGACGCAGTTCAACGTCGCGCTGGACCCGAACGCGAAACAGCCGCACCGGCATTTGCGGCATGTAGTCGAGATCATCGACAAGGGAAATCTTCCCGACGGCGTTAAAGAAGCGAGCAAGGAAACGTTTCGCCGCATCGCGGAGAGCGAAGCCAAGGTGCACGGAACGACGATCGAGAAGGTGCACTTCCACGAAGTCGGCGCGATCGATTCCATTGTCGATGTCGTCGGCGCGCATTTTTGCCTGAGCGAACTCGGGTGCGAGCGCGTCGCCGCGTCGCCGCTGCACGTCGGCGCTGGGACGGTCGCGTGCGCGCACGGCGTGATGCCGGTGCCCGCGCCCGCGACGGCGCTGTTGCTTGAGGGAATCCCTTGCTACGGCGGGGACGTGCTGGCGGAACTTGTTACGCCGACGGGCGCAGCGTTGCTGGCGCAGATAGCGTCGTCATTCGGACCCATGCCCGCGATGAAAGTCGTGCGCAGCGGTTACGGCAGTGGCGCGCGCGATCTGCCGGACCGCGCGAACGTGTTGCGCGTGATCGAGGGCGAACCGACCGAAGCGCCGGCCTCCGAGACGATTACCGTGATCGAGACGTACGTGGATGACATGATTCCGGAGCTTGTGCGCGTGCTGATCGACGAAGCGATCAGCGCCGGGGCACGGGATGCGTTTATCACGCCGGTCACCGGCAAGAAGGGGCGCCCGGGGCATCTTGTTACGATCTTGTGCGACACCGCGACCGCAGAGAACATGGCCGGCGTCGTGTTTCGCAATTCGACGACCCTGGGTGTGCGCATGCGGGAAGAACGGCGCATCTGCCTGGAGCGCGAGTGGAAGACCGTCGAGACGCAGTGGGGAGCGGTGCGCGTGAAGATTGGCCGGTATGGCGAAGAACGGACTGTGGCGTCGCCGGAGTTTGAGGATTGCAGAAGAGTCGCGGAGAGCGCGGGCGTGCCGGTGATGCAGGTGTATCGAGCGGCGTTGGGGGCGGCGGAAGCGGACTCGTAG
- the larB gene encoding nickel pincer cofactor biosynthesis protein LarB — MDRDKLRELLDAVAAGSMSTQAALDRLRALPFEDIGFAKVDHHRDLRQGHPEAIFGAGKTPEQVVQIMARMRDKGSNILVTRCPAETVAAIIAAYPGAVHHEAAHAVTLMETPPVVRDGYIAVVCAGTSDLSVAEEAAVTCEFNGNSVKRVFDVGVAGLHRLLGQHETLTKANAIIVCAGMEGALPSVVGGLVDVPVIAVPTSVGYGANFGGLSALLTMLNSCATGIAVVNIDNGFGAGMLASMINRIAGPH; from the coding sequence ATGGATCGCGATAAACTCAGGGAACTGCTCGACGCGGTCGCGGCGGGATCAATGTCCACGCAGGCCGCGCTGGACCGGTTGCGCGCGTTGCCGTTCGAGGATATCGGGTTCGCGAAGGTTGATCATCACCGCGATTTGCGCCAGGGCCATCCGGAGGCGATTTTCGGCGCGGGCAAGACGCCGGAGCAAGTCGTCCAGATCATGGCGCGCATGCGGGACAAGGGCAGTAACATTCTGGTGACACGATGTCCCGCGGAGACGGTCGCGGCGATCATCGCGGCGTATCCGGGAGCGGTCCACCATGAAGCGGCGCACGCGGTCACATTGATGGAGACGCCGCCGGTGGTACGGGACGGCTACATTGCGGTGGTGTGCGCGGGGACGTCCGACCTCTCGGTAGCAGAGGAAGCCGCCGTCACGTGCGAATTCAACGGCAACTCCGTAAAGCGCGTGTTCGATGTCGGCGTGGCGGGTCTGCATCGTCTGCTGGGCCAACACGAAACGCTGACCAAGGCGAACGCGATTATCGTGTGCGCGGGAATGGAAGGCGCATTGCCGAGCGTTGTCGGAGGACTGGTTGATGTGCCGGTCATTGCGGTGCCGACGAGTGTCGGGTATGGCGCGAATTTCGGCGGGCTTTCCGCCTTGCTGACGATGCTGAATTCGTGCGCGACCGGAATTGCCGTTGTGAATATCGACAATGGTTTCGGCGCGGGAATGCTCGCGAGCATGATCAACCGAATTGCGGGACCGCACTGA
- a CDS encoding carbamoyltransferase — protein sequence MNILGISAFYHDSAACFVRDGDIVAAAQEERFSRKKHDPRFPIHAIAYCLKEAAVGADELDYVVFYDKPFVKFERLLMTYIGTAPKGIRSFIDQLPFWLKEKLFTRNAIRRELGYKGTVLFTTHHQSHAAAAFFPSPFEEAAIVTLDGVGEWATTTYGIGRGNKVEILKQINFPHSLGLLYSAFTYFTGFKVNSGEYKLMGLAPYGEPKYADAIRKELIDLREDGSYRLNLDYFDYCAGLRMTNDRFARLFGGPRREPESKITQREMDLAKSIQVVTEEVMLKIARTAHKETGCKDLVLAGGVALNCVANGRLLREGPFENIWIQPAAGDAGNALGCALYAWHQLLGNPRTPDRRRQKATYLGPAYGDDSIEAYLKSVNAPYEKYDDEALCSRVAELLANENVVGWFQGRMEFGPRALGARSILGDARSRNMQSVLNLKIKFRESFRPFAPAVLEERVGDYFDLDTESPYMLLVADVAKQHLAPLDGEASRAAGFEKLKIARSDVPAITHVDNSARIQTVREEDHPRYYGLIKKFEALSGCPVIINTSFNVRGEPIVCTPEEAYTCFMRTNMDYLVLGSCVLDKRNQPEWKDKVDWKAQYELD from the coding sequence ATGAATATTCTCGGCATTTCGGCGTTCTATCACGACAGCGCGGCGTGTTTCGTGCGCGACGGCGACATCGTCGCCGCGGCGCAGGAAGAGCGCTTCAGCCGAAAGAAGCACGACCCTCGGTTCCCGATACACGCCATCGCGTATTGCCTGAAGGAAGCGGCGGTCGGCGCCGATGAACTCGATTACGTCGTGTTCTACGACAAACCGTTCGTGAAGTTCGAGCGGCTGTTGATGACGTACATTGGCACCGCGCCCAAGGGAATTCGGTCGTTCATCGATCAATTGCCGTTCTGGTTGAAGGAGAAGCTGTTCACGCGCAACGCCATCCGGCGCGAGCTCGGTTACAAGGGCACGGTACTGTTCACGACACACCACCAGTCGCACGCGGCGGCGGCGTTTTTCCCCAGCCCGTTCGAGGAGGCCGCGATTGTGACGCTGGACGGCGTTGGCGAATGGGCCACGACGACGTATGGCATCGGGCGCGGCAACAAGGTCGAAATTCTCAAGCAGATCAATTTCCCGCATTCGCTGGGGCTGTTGTATTCCGCGTTCACCTACTTTACGGGGTTCAAGGTCAACAGCGGCGAATACAAGCTGATGGGTCTCGCGCCGTATGGCGAGCCGAAGTACGCGGATGCGATTCGGAAGGAATTGATCGATCTGCGCGAGGACGGCTCGTATCGGTTGAACCTGGATTACTTCGATTATTGCGCGGGGCTGCGCATGACCAACGACAGATTCGCGCGCCTGTTCGGCGGGCCGCGCCGCGAACCGGAATCGAAAATCACGCAACGCGAGATGGACCTTGCGAAGTCGATCCAGGTCGTGACCGAAGAGGTCATGCTGAAAATCGCGCGCACGGCACACAAGGAGACCGGGTGCAAAGACCTCGTGTTGGCGGGAGGCGTGGCGCTGAATTGCGTTGCGAATGGCCGGCTGTTGCGCGAGGGGCCGTTTGAGAACATCTGGATTCAGCCGGCGGCGGGCGACGCGGGCAACGCGCTGGGGTGCGCGTTGTATGCATGGCACCAACTGCTCGGCAATCCGCGCACGCCGGACCGGCGCAGACAGAAGGCGACGTATCTCGGCCCGGCTTATGGGGACGATTCGATCGAAGCGTACCTGAAGTCGGTCAATGCGCCGTACGAGAAGTACGACGACGAGGCGCTGTGTTCGCGTGTCGCCGAATTGTTGGCGAACGAAAATGTGGTGGGCTGGTTTCAGGGGCGCATGGAATTTGGGCCGAGGGCGCTGGGTGCGCGCAGCATTCTCGGAGACGCGCGATCGCGAAACATGCAGTCGGTGTTGAACCTCAAGATCAAGTTTCGCGAGTCGTTTCGCCCGTTTGCGCCCGCGGTGCTCGAGGAGCGCGTCGGAGACTATTTTGATCTGGATACGGAGAGTCCGTACATGCTGTTGGTGGCGGACGTTGCGAAGCAACACCTCGCGCCGCTCGATGGCGAGGCATCGCGCGCGGCGGGTTTCGAGAAGCTGAAGATAGCGCGTTCCGACGTGCCGGCAATCACGCACGTGGACAATTCGGCGCGCATTCAAACAGTGCGCGAAGAGGACCATCCGCGGTACTACGGCCTCATCAAGAAGTTCGAGGCGTTGAGCGGGTGTCCGGTGATCATCAACACGTCGTTTAACGTGCGCGGCGAGCCAATCGTGTGCACGCCGGAGGAGGCGTACACCTGCTTCATGCGGACGAATATGGACTATCTTGTGCTCGGGTCGTGCGTGCTCGACAAGCGCAATCAGCCGGAGTGGAAGGACAAGGTGGATTGGAAGGCGCAGTATGAACTCGACTGA